The following DNA comes from Candidatus Aminicenantes bacterium.
TGTTTGCCCGTCACGACCTGGTGGCCGATTCCCGTGCCATCGCCGGTTTTTACAAAGACAAGTTCCGCTGCGACCCCCTCTACATCAGCTACGGAGCCCCGGTGATCTCTGCAGCCGATTTTCCGCAGGCTGAATGTGTTTTACAGCCCCTGGGTGTTGAACCCAAAGGCTACATCCTGCAGGTAACGCGCATGGTACCGGAAAACAACACCCTGTGCCTGGTGGAGGCATTCCGGAAATCAAAAACAGAAAAGAAGTTGCTGCTGGTGGGCGGGGATGCGTATGACACCGAGTACATCCGCGCCATCCGCAACGCCGCCGCCGCGGACGATCGCATCCGGCTACCCGGCCCGATCTATGACAAACGCGTGGTTAACACTTTGCTGGCAAACGCCTTTGCCTATTTTCACGGCAACGAAGTGGGCGGGACCAACCCGGCTTTGCTCCAGGCCTTGGGCGCCGGGGCGGTGGTTCTGGCTGTGGACACCATCTACAACCGTGAAGTTGTAACAGACCTGGGCTTTTATTTTTCAGCCAACGCCGCCGCCGTGGCCGAACAATTAGAGCGCATCCTGGACCTGGATAAGCCGGCGCGAAAGCAGTTGGGCGAGCGGGCGCGCCAACGCATTGCCCGGGATTACAACTGGGACGACGTGGCGCGCAGTTACGCGCAAGCCATACAGCAACGCGTGGAGCGGCTGTAATGAGCGAAAAAGCCGTAAGGCGC
Coding sequences within:
- a CDS encoding glycosyltransferase; the encoded protein is FARHDLVADSRAIAGFYKDKFRCDPLYISYGAPVISAADFPQAECVLQPLGVEPKGYILQVTRMVPENNTLCLVEAFRKSKTEKKLLLVGGDAYDTEYIRAIRNAAAADDRIRLPGPIYDKRVVNTLLANAFAYFHGNEVGGTNPALLQALGAGAVVLAVDTIYNREVVTDLGFYFSANAAAVAEQLERILDLDKPARKQLGERARQRIARDYNWDDVARSYAQAIQQRVERL